A genomic segment from Cyprinus carpio isolate SPL01 chromosome A22, ASM1834038v1, whole genome shotgun sequence encodes:
- the ecm2 gene encoding extracellular matrix protein 2 — MRLNLILALLLLACLTFSLAKDQRRPLARDRRRGDGAKRARKQTSNTALQQGRTAESNGQYGSIFIESYKNTKGPKPTYEASAGKTEHCVFRGIAMYDKTVWSPKPCVNCLCSSGEVVCDRILCPTLQCQLKFQPIEECCPICIDPAIDDPEFSGDPPAPNILGDPYDEISQSQRDKKDRLKKDEEERIRKKDAERKQREKQKKEEAERQRKLKEAKEAREKEEELRRLREEEEERAAAEERRRRMEEQRRAEEDRAHRLEMEQREMMRALEEAAERAQEGLRGDKATEDEDMVWLRGDVFQMPPAPPTRAADPTLLLALQEPNEPGEEDHELGEEEPEVVEEESEMVTTLLPPGCSISDVTVTCENAKLMGIPPLSIPELKSLSLQGNEIKTIPVGAFNGIPNLEWIDLGKNKIVSSGIDPQALKGLKFLSRLYMDGNLLEQIPSELPSTLQELKINENNLKEIEENSFEGLSSLVTLEMEGNLLSEGNVNPQAFKPLKELTYLRLGRNHFRSIPQGLPASLLELYLENNLIEEISEMAFNHTTNINAVVLRHNKLDESSIAPLAWINHRNLESLDLSHNNFYLVPSFLPKSLIHLVLAGNQIERIPGYVFAHMEPGLEYLYLSYNKLDGDAIEPESFFGTFNTMTELCLDHNQLTSIPMGINEMTTLHFLRLNNNKIRHISEDAICDPLNEDDSHLVALRLENNFLDPRKIPPTAFSCVRSYSSVVLKPQRIK; from the exons ATGAGACTAAACCTGATTCTGGCACTTTTACTCCTCGCCTGTCTGACCTTCAGCCTCGCAAAAGATCAGAGACGTCCCTTGGCACGAGATAGAAGACGAGGTGATGGAGCAAAACGAGCAAGAAAACAGACATCTAATACCGCCTTGCAGCAGGGAAGAACAGCAGAAAGCAATGGACAATATGGATCTATTTTCATTGAGTCTTACAAGAATACAAAGGGGCCAAAGCCAACCTATGAAGCGAGTGCAG GAAAAACAGAGCACTGTGTATTTCGAGGCATCGCCATGTATGATAAAACTGTTTGGTCGCCAAAGCCATGCGTGAACTGCCTGTGTTCCAGTGGTGAGGTGGTCTGCGACCGAATACTGTGTCCCACCCTGCAGTGCCAACTCAAATTTCAGCCAATCGAAGAGTGCTGCCCAATTTGCATTGACccag CTATCGATGACCCTGAGTTTTCTGGTGACCCTCCCGCTCCCAACATTCTCGGAGATCCCTATGATGAAATATCACAAAGCCAGAGAGATAAGAAAGACAGACTAAAAAAGGATGAAGAGGAACGGATTCGCAAAAAAGATGCTGAACGCAAGCagagggagaaacagaaaaaagaggaagctgagagacagagaaagttaAAAGAGGCGAAAGAAGCCAGAGAAAAAGAAGAGGAGCTAAGGAGGCTacgagaggaggaagaggagagagcAGCAGCggaagagaggaggagaaggatgGAAGAACAGCGGAGGGCTGAGGAGGACAGGGCTCATAGGCTGGAGATGGAGCAAAGAGAGATGATGAGAGCTCTGGAAGAAGCAGCCGAACGTGCTCAGGAAGGACTCCGTGGAGACAAGGCCACTGAAGACGAGGACATGGTTTGGTTGAGGGGGGACGTTTTCCAAATGCCACCAGCTCCTCCAACGAGAGCAGCAGATCCTACTCTTCTCTTAGCTCTCCAAGAGCCAAACGAACCGGGTGAGGAGGACCATGAACTGGGCGAAGAGGAACCAGAAGTAGTCGAGGAGGAATCTGAGATGGTTACCACATTGCTGCCTCCAGGTTGTTCGATCTCTGACGTCACTGTCACCTGTGAAAACGCTAAACTGATGGGTATACCTCCACTGTCCATCCCTGAGCTCAAATCACTCAGCCTACAGG GCAATGAAATCAAAACCATCCCTGTTGGAGCATTCAATGGCATTCCCAACTTAGAGTGGATAGACTTGGGGAAGAATAAGATTGTGTCATCTGGCATAGACCCACAAGCACTTAAA GGTCTTAAATTCCTGTCTCGCCTGTACATGGATGGAAACCTTCTGGAACAAATTCCCTCTGAGCTCCCATCAACACTCCAGGAGCTCAAGATAAATGAGAACAATCTAAAAGAAATCGAGGAAAACAGCTTTGAAG GTCTCAGCAGTCTGGTTACTTTGGAAATGGAGGGGAACTTGCTCAGTGAAGGTAACGTGAATCCACAGGCCTTTAAGCCCCTCAAAGAGCTGACTTACCTTCGGCTAGGCAGAAACCATTTCCGTTCCATTCCTCAGGGCCTACCTGCATCTCTACTA GAGTTGTACCTTGAAAACAACCTGATTGAAGAAATCTCTGAAATGGCATTCAACCACACCACAAACATCAACGCCGTTGTGCTAAGACATAATAAATTAGATGAGTCAAGTATTGCACCTTTAGCCTGGATTAATCACAG GAACCTGGAATCTCTAGATCTATCACACAACAACTTCTACCTGGTTCCATCCTTCCTGCCAAAGTCGCTAATTCACCTGGTGCTGGCCGGGAATCAGATCGAACGCATTCCAGGATACGTATTCGCACACATGGAGCCTGGTCTGGAGTACCTCTACCTCTCTTACAACAAGCTGGACGGTGACGCTATCGAGCCTGAGTCTTTCTTTGGCACCTTCAACACTATGACCGAACTCTGTCTAGACCATAACCAGCTTACGTCTATTCCCATGGGAATTAATGAGATGACAACGTTACATTTCCTACgacttaacaacaacaaaataag GCACATATCAGAAGATGCCATCTGTGACCCCTTGAATGAGGATGACTCTCATCTAGTCGCCCTTCGCCTCGAGAACAATTTCCTTGATCCCCGGAAAATCCCACCGACGGCTTTCTCCTGCGTCCGCTCCTACTCTAGTGTTGTGTTAAAGCCTCAGAGGATTAAGTAA